From a single Xiphophorus maculatus strain JP 163 A chromosome 5, X_maculatus-5.0-male, whole genome shotgun sequence genomic region:
- the polr1e gene encoding DNA-directed RNA polymerase I subunit RPA49 → MAASCSLVCCGEETESDKAAIVRFSNGCVTNAESLDFSLYKNRDENNPRKKSRRILVAESNRLSYVGQNFGAGSLKCNSLCKYYVGVLNKQTMQMEVHNAVLFNMQPVIPGETPTTKPQDTSQSYRDKVDMLIEAFGTNKQKRALASRRLNQVGSNALQTAVAKAATSVIEKKGLEALQQEVVETESQETLASHLPPCNPNAGKREDVYPFDELLSPVELAALEQPGSKMAALTKEELQKMRDEGGSLSVVKHLESMPSEGEARERIARCAFYLSLLLKLASQKNIPRKFGHDEGCPRIIQIKLFRTFTVESFNNGRVQNMVSTSMRAKLAGYSLALLLHMGHMTADLSLLHRDLGITEAKMIEIAKSMGLSLIKPARAKRDEAALSDDHRQATVALPLVKYDKFVEQRKRKKMH, encoded by the exons ATGGCTGCCTCCTGCTCCTTAGTGTGCTGTGGAGAAGAGACTGAATCCGACAAAGCGGCTATTG TCCGCTTTTCCAATGGCTGCGTCACCAATGCAGAGAGCCTCGATTTCAGCTTGTACAAGAACAGAGATGAGAACAACCCGAGGAAGAAGAGCAGGCGGATACTG GTTGCTGAATCAAACAGACTGAGCTATGTTGGTCAGAATTTTGGAGCGGGATCTCTGAAATGCAACAGCCTCTGCAA ATATTATGTTGGAGTGCTGAACAAACAGACCATGCAAATGGAGGTGCATAACGCTGTGCTGTTCAACATGCAGCCTGTTATCCCAG GAGAGACACCAACTACCAAACCTCAGGATACTTCTCAATCCTACAGAGACAAG GTTGACATGTTGATTGAGGCATTTGGCACCAACAAGCAGAAACGAGCCCTGGCTTCCCGCAGGCTAAACCAGGTGGGTAGCAATGCCCTGCAGACCGCAGTGGCTAAAGCTGCCACCTCTGTTATTGAAAAGAAAGGTCTGGAAG ccCTCCAGCAGGAAGTGGTTGAGACAGAGTCCCAAGAGACCCTGGCGTCCCACCTGCCTCCTTGCAATCCAAACGCAGGCAAACGAGAAGACGTCTATCCATTTGATGAGC TCCTGAGTCCAGTCGAGCTCGCTGCTTTGGAGCAGCCTGGATCCAAGATGGCAGCACTCAccaaggaggagctgcagaagatGAGAGATGAAGGAGG GTCACTGAGTGTTGTGAAGCATTTAGAGAGCATGCCATCTGAAGGTGAAGCCAGAGAGAGAATAGCACGCTGCGCCTTTTACCTCTCTTTGCTCCTCAAACTGGCGAGTCAGAAGAACATCCCACGCAAGT TTGGACATGATGAAGGCTGCCCTCGCATCATTCAAATCAAGCTGTTCAGAACTTTCACTGTGGAGAGTTTCAACAATGGGAG GGTGCAGAACATGGTATCAACATCAATGCGTGCCAAATTAGCAGGGTACAGCCTGGCTCTGTTGCTGCACATGGGACACATGACTGCTGACCTGTCATTGCTGCATCGTGATCTGGGAATCACCGAAGCCAA GATGATCGAGATCGCAAAGTCAATGGGACTGTCTTTGATTAAACCAGCAAGAGCCAAAAGGGATGAAGCTGCACTGAGTGACGACCACAGGCAGGCCACTGTTGCCCTACCGCTGGTCAAGTACGATAAGTTTGTCGAGCAACGGAAACGGAAGAAGATGCATTAA
- the zbtb5 gene encoding zinc finger and BTB domain-containing protein 5, whose amino-acid sequence MDFPGHFEQIFQQLNYQRIHGQLCDCVIVVGSRHFKAHRSVLAACSTHFRALFTVAEGDASMNMIQLDSEVVTAEAFAALVDMMYTSTLMLGESNVMDILLAASHLHLNNVVKACKHYLTTRTLPLSPSSDRPSHHHPQQEQQRHRLQQQGGDLGANANLTASAANSKLQRSFLLQQLGLSLVSSALGGMEEDGVGSRVVDQRASFPTRRFHKRKPPLGMGLSEERPRQRQRPSAPNRGLLVESGVNAEREDGVLLSPDSHKMGDESKLDGAITGIVSTPQDDPQMPSQSDSGHCEDERMQGRVGKEEDISDHDHQDDERVGMKIKSGTGDEEAEEEEQKVVVKREPLSSPEPADENSDVTSQAEGSDPAEPGCREEEEKVELSPESSDRSFTSDPQPSSEPLLQSSSQLLLKSSMAGGAGVSAGYGCSTALKSKPGFSIPSFLGPKDFRSGRSGLVAGEDSLPNTTTGGAHHFLLRQETATPSGSASSSALQSGTLNAESRNSFGDNLQPDSLFLRPLHDSLGNSRASGGGAGGSRGGVDPFALDFQRSSLGFHSLGRPSTGAGGATANSLGYPSYRRIAPKMTPGMGGEEAVAGILQDASSSSSSLAGPLLLNESGGYEMNSGRPTSLPPHLTRASADVLSKCKKALSEHNVLVVEGARKYACKICCKTFLTLTDCKKHIRVHTGEKPYACLKCGKRFSQSSHLYKHSKTTCLRWQNSNMSSALL is encoded by the exons ATGGATTTTCCCGGCCACTTTGAGCAGATCTTCCAGCAGCTCAACTATCAGCGCATCCATGGCCAGCTGTGCGATTGTGTCATTGTGGTGGGCAGCCGACACTTTAAGGCTCACCGCTCGGTGCTGGCGGCCTGCAGCACCCACTTCAGAGCACTGTTCACGGTTGCGGAGGGAGACGCCAGCATGAACATGATCCAGCTGGACAGCGAG GTGGTGACAGCAGAAGCTTTCGCTGCTCTGGTGGACATGATGTACACGTCGACACTGATGCTGGGGGAGAGCAATGTCATGGATATTCTTCTTGCTGCTTCGCACTTGCACCTGAACAATGTGGTGAAGGCCTGCAAACACTACCTGACCACACGGACGCTGCCCCTGTCCCCCTCGTCAGACAGGCCCTCCCATCACCACCCTcaacaggagcagcagagacacaggctgcagcagcagggggGGGACTTGGGGGCTAACGCTAACCTCACAGCTTCAGCTGCGAATTCCAAGCTGCAGCGCTCCTTCTTGCTGCAGCAGCTTGGACTCAGCCTGGTGAGCTCTGCTCTGGGAGGCATGGAGGAAGATGGCGTGGGCAGCAGAGTGGTTGATCAGAGAGCCTCCTTCCCCACACGGCGCTTCCACAAACGCAAGCCTCCTCTAGGGATGGGGCTTTCAGAGGAAAGACCCAGACAGAGACAGCGGCCCTCGGCCCCCAACCGGGGTCTGTTGGTAGAGAGTGGGGTTAACGCAGAGAGAGAGGACGGCGTGCTTCTGTCACCTGACTCCCACAAGATGGGGGATGAATCCAAGTTAGACGGTGCGATCACAGGGATAGTGTCAACGCCTCAGGATGACCCCCAGATGCCGAGTCAGTCAGACAGCGGGCACTGTGAGGACGAGAGGATGCAGGGAAGGGTGGGTAAGGAGGAGGACATCAGTGACCATGACCATCAGGATGATGAAAGAGTTGGGATGAAGATCAAATCAGGAACAGGGGATGAAGAGGCTGAAGAGGAAGAGCAGAAG GTGGTTGTCAAGCGTGAGCCGTTAAGTTCGCCTGAGCCAGCAGATGAAAACAGCGACGTGACATCGCAGGCAGAAGGCAGCGACCCGGCTGAGCCCGGATGccgggaggaagaggaaaaggtGGAGCTGAGCCCAGAGAGCAGCGACCGCAGCTTTACCTCTGACCCCCAGCCCAGCTCCGAGCCTCTCCTGCAGTCCAGCTCGCAGCTGCTGCTCAAGAGCAGCATGGCTGGAGGAGCCGGCGTCTCCGCAGGTTACGGCTGCAGCACCGCTCTGAAAAGCAAACCCGGTTTTAGCATTCCCAGCTTCCTTGGACCGAAGGATTTCAGGAGTGGCAGGTCGGGGTTGGTGGCTGGAGAAGATAGCCTTCCCAACACGACGACTGGAGGTGCACATCATTTCCTTCTGAGACAGGAAACTGCCACACCTTCGggctctgcctcctcctctgctctgcagTCTGGAACACTCAACGCTGAGAGCAGAAACAGTTTTGGAGATAACCTGCAGCCAGACTCTCTGTTCCTCCGACCACTGCATGACAGTTTAGGAAACAGTAGAGCCAGTGGAGGGGGAGCCGGCGGGAGTCGGGGAGGTGTAGATCCCTTTGCCTTGGACTTCCAGCGGTCCAGTCTGGGCTTTCATTCACTGGGCCGCCCCTCAACCGGAGCAGGAGGAGCAACGGCAAACAGTCTGGGTTATCCAAGTTACAGGCGCATCGCTCCAAAAATGACTCCAGGGATGGGCGGAGAAGAAGCTGTAGCAGGGATTCTTCAGGAtgcttcttcctcctcctccagcctgGCTGGTCCTCTGCTTCTTAATGAAAGCGGCGGGTATGAGATGAACAGCGGACGGCCCACCTCCCTCCCACCACACCTCACACGGGCGTCGGCCGACGTCCTGTCGAAATGCAAGAAGGCGCTGTCAGAGCACAACGTCCTGGTGGTGGAAGGGGCTCGGAAATATGCTTGCAAGATCTGCTGCAAAACTTTTCTCACCCTGACTGACTGCAAGAAACACATCCGAgtccacacaggagagaagccCTACGCGTGTCTGAAGTGTGGGAAACGTTTCAGCCAATCCTCGCACCTGTACAAGCATTCCAAGACCACATGTCTGCGCTGGCAGAACAGTAACATGTCCAGCGCACTGCTGTAG